One genomic window of Methanosarcina acetivorans C2A includes the following:
- a CDS encoding transposase, with the protein MSDNMFSPRKGKQTTFIYGPEIYEKLVSKDHLLYKINESVDFTFINEECRNLYSENMGRPVTNTPEIMFRSAIVQSLYNYSDREMEYEARYNIMVKWFIGLNLDDSSYDHSALGRFRDLLGEDKWKEIFFRLLKQIESAGYAKGKAYVDATHVIANIAIPGTINLLRQGIKDVMKAIQEIDPDLYEELGGEKIANDDKKVYKLRPEEKESKLVELVKKAREINQKSECIGGKVSEKNKQLKRILYENVEENENKIVKKKMKLQTDS; encoded by the coding sequence TTGAGTGATAATATGTTTTCTCCCAGAAAAGGAAAGCAGACTACTTTCATTTATGGCCCTGAGATTTATGAGAAACTCGTATCAAAAGACCATCTTCTTTACAAAATTAATGAGTCAGTAGATTTCACTTTCATCAATGAAGAATGTCGTAATCTTTACTCAGAAAATATGGGTAGACCTGTAACGAACACTCCTGAAATCATGTTTAGATCAGCTATTGTTCAATCTCTCTATAATTACTCAGATCGAGAAATGGAATACGAAGCACGCTATAATATAATGGTAAAATGGTTCATTGGTCTGAATCTTGACGACTCTTCCTATGATCATAGTGCACTTGGACGTTTCAGAGATCTTCTGGGGGAAGATAAATGGAAAGAGATATTCTTCAGGCTATTAAAGCAAATCGAAAGTGCTGGATATGCTAAAGGTAAAGCGTATGTAGACGCTACTCATGTAATAGCAAACATTGCAATTCCAGGTACAATAAACCTGTTAAGACAGGGAATTAAAGATGTAATGAAAGCTATTCAGGAGATAGATCCCGATCTATATGAGGAGCTTGGTGGGGAAAAAATTGCCAACGATGATAAAAAGGTGTACAAGTTAAGGCCTGAAGAAAAAGAAAGCAAGCTGGTCGAACTGGTTAAAAAAGCCAGAGAGATCAACCAGAAATCCGAATGTATTGGGGGAAAAGTAAGTGAAAAAAATAAGCAACTGAAACGGATTCTTTATGAAAACGTAGAAGAAAATGAAAATAAAATCGTAAAAAAAAAGATGAAACTGCAGACAGACTCGTGA
- a CDS encoding DUF2341 domain-containing protein, with protein sequence MQDDGADLRFCTPYGEEIKYAIESVESTYFSVWVKLPIGIGEFLFYYGNQEAESESSPDDVFDEFFDKNSTSGWDTSNIAVTTYGEYLRFYNPTSSLVGGAQRYDLDLPSKYIMEIRANQVSILSLTFL encoded by the coding sequence ATGCAAGACGACGGCGCAGATCTCCGTTTTTGCACTCCCTATGGCGAGGAGATAAAATACGCTATCGAAAGCGTAGAATCCACATATTTTTCTGTATGGGTAAAGTTGCCAATCGGAATCGGAGAATTCCTTTTCTACTATGGAAATCAGGAAGCAGAATCTGAAAGCTCTCCAGATGATGTGTTTGATGAATTTTTTGATAAAAACTCGACTTCTGGATGGGATACGTCAAATATTGCAGTAACAACATATGGAGAGTATCTTAGGTTTTATAATCCTACATCTTCTTTAGTAGGAGGCGCACAGAGGTACGATCTTGATCTTCCTTCAAAATATATTATGGAGATACGAGCAAACCAAGTATCTATCCTTAGTTTGACATTTCTATAA
- a CDS encoding DUF3168 domain-containing protein, producing the protein MTIIDEAVRTILMNDATVTGFVGTRIFPKKLPLTCTFPAISIHKPSNPYNQISRSPRFQISCWTEDYLQVQQLSKAVEAALEGFSGIVSGIEIIRIIPLDAPDQDEDLPGVYHIPYDFRVIFRR; encoded by the coding sequence ATGACGATCATCGACGAGGCAGTCCGAACAATTCTGATGAACGATGCAACTGTCACGGGTTTCGTAGGGACCAGGATATTTCCAAAGAAACTACCTCTTACATGCACTTTCCCTGCAATTTCAATCCACAAACCGTCAAACCCATACAATCAGATTTCGAGATCCCCGAGGTTTCAGATTTCCTGCTGGACTGAAGATTATCTGCAAGTGCAGCAGCTCTCCAAGGCTGTTGAGGCTGCCCTGGAAGGATTTTCCGGGATTGTCTCAGGCATTGAAATTATCAGAATTATCCCACTGGACGCTCCGGATCAGGACGAGGACCTCCCTGGAGTCTATCACATCCCTTACGATTTTCGAGTAATATTCAGGAGGTAA
- a CDS encoding phage tail protein has translation MATCTLVITNAGKEALARRAVGVEATAEFDYIGTGTGSSAAADTDTALESENNSNGAVRTQGIATYPENYKGRVVITLTITGNVTIREMGIFNAASGGTLLARGIFTEDQNYTAGQQVQITGDTNFTSS, from the coding sequence ATGGCAACATGTACACTGGTGATAACGAACGCAGGTAAAGAAGCTCTTGCCCGTAGAGCTGTCGGAGTAGAAGCTACCGCCGAATTTGACTACATCGGCACCGGGACAGGATCTTCTGCTGCAGCAGATACAGATACTGCACTGGAATCTGAGAACAATTCTAATGGGGCAGTCCGGACACAGGGCATTGCCACATATCCGGAAAACTACAAGGGCAGAGTTGTCATCACCCTTACAATTACCGGGAATGTAACCATTCGGGAGATGGGTATTTTCAACGCAGCTTCCGGAGGAACACTCCTGGCAAGAGGAATTTTCACAGAGGACCAGAATTACACCGCAGGTCAGCAGGTCCAGATAACCGGAGACACCAATTTCACGTCTTCATGA
- a CDS encoding HK97-gp10 family putative phage morphogenesis protein, whose translation MADVFRVDVKGIKELQAKFRQIDFEMQQILSQATSAGAAVVVREAKINVGRGHPDYPERITGATMRNIREVRKEKSATKCVSQVGGTLEHMMRLEKGFMDTDRMGRRFHQPPRPFLRPALDENEEEIKKAFEEKVKQVLRKYG comes from the coding sequence ATGGCTGACGTGTTCCGGGTCGATGTCAAAGGAATCAAGGAACTGCAGGCAAAGTTCAGGCAGATCGACTTCGAGATGCAGCAGATCCTTTCTCAGGCCACCTCAGCCGGAGCTGCAGTCGTTGTTCGTGAAGCTAAGATCAATGTGGGCCGAGGACATCCTGACTATCCGGAACGGATCACTGGCGCTACCATGCGAAACATCCGCGAAGTCAGGAAAGAGAAGTCTGCAACCAAGTGTGTTTCTCAGGTCGGAGGTACTCTCGAGCATATGATGAGGCTCGAAAAAGGTTTCATGGACACCGACCGCATGGGACGCAGATTTCACCAGCCTCCGAGACCATTCCTCAGGCCTGCGCTGGACGAGAACGAGGAGGAAATCAAGAAGGCCTTCGAAGAAAAAGTGAAGCAAGTTCTGAGGAAATACGGATGA
- a CDS encoding encapsulin has translation MSNALFEVSRTMDTIIHPPLRQINKARKLVNVVPGEGIGELSVDWIELEAMSDAMIAYSFSTGAEDTVDFSLQNSKIPLIWKDFTLDRRLYEAMRRKNTNVDASAALEAAYTVSSAEEMMILRGITRNGTTFEKNGLYEGAGQDYSTPKAIGTYGGIQDAVTDVYEMMDDSDVPTDSLRWNLSMSPNIYNKVNKSRSANDVKEMKDLLELLGTPNNPGNVFKSNTLPSVSTTGSALLTPTPDTGSQYFDYYLSAEVQTELGQDGKHPRTGPISGRIFESGVLRIRKNAVIGKMTALSTAASV, from the coding sequence ATGTCAAACGCACTTTTTGAAGTTTCGCGGACAATGGATACAATCATCCACCCACCGCTCAGGCAGATCAACAAGGCAAGGAAACTCGTCAACGTCGTTCCAGGGGAAGGAATCGGAGAGCTCAGTGTAGATTGGATAGAGTTGGAGGCGATGTCGGATGCGATGATAGCCTACAGCTTCAGTACAGGAGCAGAAGATACTGTTGACTTCTCTTTGCAGAACAGTAAGATTCCCCTGATCTGGAAAGATTTCACCTTGGACCGCAGGCTGTACGAGGCGATGAGGAGAAAGAACACTAACGTCGACGCTTCCGCTGCGTTAGAGGCAGCCTATACGGTTTCCTCAGCTGAAGAAATGATGATACTTCGAGGTATCACAAGAAACGGGACTACCTTTGAAAAGAACGGTTTGTATGAAGGAGCCGGCCAGGACTACAGCACACCCAAGGCTATTGGAACTTACGGTGGGATCCAGGATGCGGTTACCGATGTGTATGAAATGATGGATGACTCTGATGTCCCGACAGACAGCCTGCGTTGGAACCTGTCAATGTCTCCAAACATCTACAACAAAGTGAACAAAAGCCGGAGTGCTAACGACGTTAAGGAAATGAAAGATCTACTCGAGCTCCTCGGGACTCCAAACAATCCAGGTAACGTGTTTAAAAGCAACACACTCCCGAGTGTAAGCACAACCGGATCTGCACTTCTCACACCAACCCCGGATACCGGTAGCCAGTACTTTGACTACTACCTTTCAGCTGAAGTCCAGACTGAACTAGGCCAGGACGGCAAACATCCAAGAACCGGACCTATTTCCGGAAGAATATTCGAGTCTGGAGTTCTCCGGATCCGGAAGAATGCAGTAATCGGAAAGATGACTGCACTTTCGACGGCAGCTTCAGTATAA
- a CDS encoding transposase: MSLVDKDARHGAKSDKKKFTGYKVNSIMSEDGFIKNINATPGNSYDGDILIPLIDEMIEHGFNASEVVGDTAYGEVDNRNKLLLKGITVIAPFKKETNKGVFPQSKFTIEEHGVTCPAGCRTMVWNHNKKIETITFYFNKNDCGNCKLKEKCTVQKRRTITISQHYELLKIAREYNKTDHFKEDMKQRAHIEPKQGEMKRYHGLVRAKYWGLPKMNIQATMSAIVVNVKRFITMNSCGYQLAS; the protein is encoded by the coding sequence GTGAGCCTTGTTGACAAAGATGCAAGACATGGTGCTAAATCAGATAAGAAAAAGTTTACGGGATACAAAGTAAACTCAATTATGTCGGAAGACGGATTCATAAAAAACATAAATGCAACTCCAGGTAATTCCTATGATGGAGACATACTTATCCCTTTAATTGATGAAATGATAGAACATGGATTTAATGCAAGTGAGGTGGTTGGAGATACCGCTTATGGAGAAGTTGACAACAGGAATAAGCTGTTGCTCAAAGGGATAACTGTTATAGCTCCTTTTAAAAAGGAAACTAATAAGGGGGTTTTTCCACAAAGCAAATTTACAATCGAGGAACATGGGGTTACATGTCCTGCAGGATGCAGGACAATGGTATGGAATCACAATAAAAAGATTGAAACAATCACGTTCTATTTTAATAAAAATGATTGCGGAAACTGCAAATTAAAGGAAAAATGTACTGTCCAGAAAAGAAGGACGATTACCATCAGTCAACATTATGAGCTACTAAAAATAGCAAGAGAATACAATAAAACTGATCATTTTAAGGAAGATATGAAACAAAGAGCTCATATCGAACCAAAGCAAGGAGAAATGAAAAGATATCATGGATTGGTGAGGGCAAAATATTGGGGACTTCCAAAGATGAATATACAAGCAACAATGAGTGCAATTGTGGTCAACGTAAAAAGATTTATCACAATGAATAGCTGTGGCTATCAATTAGCATCATAA
- a CDS encoding phage tail tape measure protein yields MSVGELVVSIIGDMKTLSQAFTKVQKEIGDVGTKFKAAGAQMSSAGSAMTSAVTVPIAAIVGSGALLVNWASDVEKSQGQLRASLGLTAEEAERLEETSISVWKNGYGESLDEVNAGIVSIRHNMAGLADNELESVTTGALTIAQVFEQDVDEVTAAAGVLMKNFGISGTEALDTITVGFQKGGDFSGELLDTLREYGPQFASIGLSSEEFLSTLIAGAQAGAWNLDKVGDAVKEFNVRAQDGSDTTAAGFEAIGLNAADMGAKIAAGGDAAKEAYIATVTALMAMDDPMQQNIAGVALFGTQWEDVRSQVIEASAAQIESIKDVSGATAAVTKEMDDSNPMLALTTAMRELQAAMLPVVQDQLIPLVQNDLLPILTDTLVPFLRDAVIPVLSLLLQGFAALPEPIQLLIIGATALVAALGPVLMIVGSVSSGIGALAGLFGAGGALAGAGAVISGLIAGLTALAGPILIVVAAAAAFYYGFTHWEEISEIVSDVLGFIEDALEDVWGYFTGLDMAEKGGDMFREFVDGITAVLRNQPKQIIQQTLTAVWHYLTSFSLVQPGQNLIVTLAQGIATVATLPMRMFLDALNQISQAIFGFDLYDAGEQLISSFSSGVFDTLSKLYDSVMEKVNSIKSLLTGASSTSSSSSSSKSSSSSGLTSVSKSASNTAVKTASSSVLSAVSSVASSAVDAGASLMSNIASGITSSASTVYNAVSSALSSVSNLLPHSPAKEGPLAELPNWDALFAAPAETSLENMQSSVQAGLQNVSQVINNTTSQATTQNNYGGNTINLGPNTIGSEMDLERIFEYVSKQLASQKRARGS; encoded by the coding sequence ATGTCAGTCGGCGAGCTCGTAGTCTCTATCATAGGGGACATGAAAACCCTTAGCCAGGCTTTCACTAAAGTCCAAAAAGAGATAGGGGACGTCGGCACGAAATTCAAGGCAGCTGGCGCTCAAATGAGTTCGGCCGGCTCGGCGATGACTTCTGCAGTAACGGTCCCGATAGCTGCTATTGTTGGGTCTGGCGCCCTGCTTGTGAACTGGGCTTCCGACGTTGAAAAGTCTCAGGGACAACTCAGGGCATCTCTCGGGCTTACAGCTGAAGAGGCAGAGCGTTTAGAAGAGACGAGTATCTCCGTCTGGAAAAACGGATACGGAGAGTCGCTGGACGAAGTTAATGCGGGAATCGTCTCGATTCGGCATAACATGGCAGGGCTGGCGGATAATGAACTTGAATCCGTCACGACCGGGGCGCTAACGATTGCCCAGGTATTCGAGCAAGACGTTGACGAAGTTACTGCAGCCGCAGGCGTCCTGATGAAAAACTTCGGGATATCCGGAACTGAAGCTCTGGATACTATTACTGTAGGCTTTCAGAAAGGAGGGGACTTTTCTGGCGAACTCCTTGACACCCTCCGAGAATACGGTCCACAGTTTGCCAGCATTGGTCTGTCAAGTGAGGAATTTCTTTCCACCCTAATTGCCGGGGCTCAGGCAGGGGCCTGGAACCTCGACAAGGTCGGTGATGCTGTCAAGGAATTCAACGTCAGAGCTCAGGATGGCAGCGACACCACGGCAGCAGGGTTTGAGGCAATTGGGTTAAATGCGGCTGATATGGGTGCAAAAATAGCAGCTGGTGGTGACGCTGCAAAAGAGGCGTACATAGCAACAGTGACAGCACTCATGGCAATGGATGACCCTATGCAGCAGAATATTGCTGGAGTTGCTTTATTTGGCACTCAGTGGGAAGATGTCCGTTCTCAGGTCATTGAAGCCAGTGCAGCGCAAATAGAAAGTATCAAAGATGTATCTGGCGCAACGGCAGCAGTCACGAAAGAGATGGACGATTCCAATCCTATGCTCGCCCTGACAACGGCGATGAGAGAGCTACAAGCCGCTATGCTTCCTGTAGTGCAGGATCAATTAATCCCTCTCGTTCAAAACGACCTTCTCCCTATCCTTACAGACACTCTCGTCCCATTTCTCCGTGACGCTGTAATCCCTGTGTTATCTCTGCTGCTCCAAGGGTTTGCCGCACTGCCCGAGCCGATACAACTGCTCATAATAGGTGCGACAGCTCTGGTCGCAGCCCTTGGACCCGTCCTGATGATTGTGGGTTCGGTTTCATCAGGCATTGGAGCACTTGCAGGGCTCTTTGGTGCAGGTGGTGCCCTGGCCGGAGCAGGGGCTGTGATAAGCGGGCTCATAGCCGGACTTACTGCGCTGGCAGGCCCCATCCTTATCGTGGTTGCAGCAGCTGCAGCTTTCTATTATGGATTCACTCACTGGGAAGAAATTTCCGAAATCGTTTCTGATGTTCTGGGCTTCATTGAGGATGCGCTCGAAGATGTCTGGGGCTACTTTACCGGTCTGGATATGGCCGAGAAAGGCGGGGACATGTTCCGGGAATTTGTTGACGGAATTACCGCAGTCCTGCGAAACCAGCCTAAACAGATTATTCAGCAAACTCTCACAGCTGTCTGGCATTACCTCACGTCCTTCAGCCTTGTGCAGCCCGGGCAGAACCTGATAGTCACCCTGGCGCAGGGAATCGCTACCGTGGCAACACTTCCGATGAGGATGTTCCTTGACGCTCTGAACCAGATCTCTCAAGCGATTTTCGGATTCGATCTGTATGATGCAGGAGAACAGCTGATCTCATCGTTTTCCAGTGGAGTTTTCGACACTCTTTCCAAACTGTACGATTCTGTGATGGAAAAGGTAAACTCCATAAAATCACTGCTAACCGGGGCTAGCAGCACTTCAAGTTCATCGAGCTCGTCAAAATCGTCCAGCTCCTCCGGACTGACGTCCGTTTCAAAGAGCGCTTCGAACACTGCTGTAAAAACCGCATCGAGTAGTGTTCTCAGCGCAGTCTCAAGCGTGGCGTCAAGTGCGGTCGATGCTGGTGCTTCACTAATGTCAAACATTGCGTCTGGCATTACTTCCTCGGCTTCAACTGTATATAATGCGGTCTCGTCTGCCCTATCTTCTGTTAGCAACCTCTTGCCTCATAGCCCTGCAAAGGAAGGACCTCTCGCAGAGCTCCCGAATTGGGACGCCCTCTTCGCAGCTCCCGCCGAGACCAGTCTGGAAAACATGCAATCCAGTGTCCAGGCAGGCCTGCAGAACGTATCCCAGGTGATCAACAATACAACAAGCCAGGCGACTACCCAAAACAACTACGGAGGCAATACTATCAACCTGGGACCGAACACGATCGGATCCGAAATGGACCTGGAGCGGATCTTTGAGTATGTTTCAAAGCAGTTAGCTTCTCAGAAAAGAGCGAGAGGGTCCTGA